A stretch of Leisingera sp. S132 DNA encodes these proteins:
- a CDS encoding LysR family transcriptional regulator — translation MQISAFKTFLAIEAAGSFHGAARALNVTQTAVSARIKALEEALGTPLFDRGPGGTRLSAAGRQFLPYAEQMMRTWEFVAGDLKASLAGQVPLRLGAQLSVWDPLLVDVAVWLEEVQGTVPFTLNYDHAMNMGEAVARRLLDVAIVNEVPAGTRLTVEELPPERLLLLADQPLRLGRDALPLFINLEFGAEYDAQLQEMLPARSRQHIVLGNALMGLRYLQKRGGMGYFPAYMAAEALAAGALHAVEGAPEISLGCRALYLPDNPAREHIRQVIRGLQEVRGGG, via the coding sequence ATGCAGATCAGCGCGTTCAAGACCTTTCTGGCCATCGAGGCCGCGGGCAGCTTTCACGGTGCCGCGCGGGCGTTGAATGTGACGCAGACCGCTGTCAGCGCCCGGATCAAGGCGCTGGAAGAGGCGCTGGGCACTCCGCTGTTCGACCGCGGTCCCGGCGGCACACGGCTGAGCGCGGCAGGTCGGCAGTTCCTGCCCTATGCCGAGCAGATGATGCGGACCTGGGAGTTTGTCGCGGGTGATCTGAAGGCAAGCCTGGCGGGCCAGGTGCCGCTGCGGCTGGGGGCGCAGCTGTCGGTCTGGGATCCCTTGCTGGTGGATGTGGCGGTCTGGCTGGAGGAGGTGCAGGGCACGGTGCCCTTCACGCTGAACTATGACCACGCGATGAACATGGGCGAAGCGGTGGCGCGCCGCCTGCTGGACGTGGCGATCGTGAACGAGGTCCCCGCGGGCACCCGGCTGACGGTTGAGGAACTGCCGCCCGAGCGGCTGCTGTTGCTGGCGGACCAGCCCCTGCGGCTGGGGCGGGATGCGCTGCCTTTGTTCATCAACTTGGAATTCGGTGCGGAATATGACGCGCAGCTGCAAGAGATGCTGCCTGCCCGCAGCCGCCAGCATATCGTGCTGGGTAATGCGCTGATGGGGCTTCGCTATCTGCAGAAACGCGGCGGCATGGGCTATTTCCCGGCCTATATGGCGGCAGAGGCGCTGGCCGCAGGGGCGCTGCACGCAGTCGAGGGCGCGCCGGAGATCAGCCTCGGCTGCCGCGCGCTGTACTTACCCGACAATCCGGCGCGGGAGCATATTCGGCAAGTCATCCGGGGGCTGCAGGAGGTGCGGGGCGGCGGCTAG
- a CDS encoding class I SAM-dependent methyltransferase: protein MPVRSVPGAASVAEPQGGKLFAPSAARNAAAICDLLAQVAPPQGRALELASGTGQHAVAYAARLPGLIWQPTEVDAIRRTSIRAYADEAGLPNIAPPNELDATAADWGTEHAGQDLIVLVNLLHLISEGEARTLIREAAAALAPSGRFVIYGPFMRGGNLISEGDRAFHTAITAHDPETGYKDDTEVIRWLQAAGLELVQAVEMPASNLALVAQKPAS from the coding sequence ATGCCGGTGCGCTCCGTTCCCGGCGCGGCCTCTGTCGCGGAACCGCAAGGCGGCAAGCTGTTTGCCCCCTCCGCTGCACGCAATGCCGCCGCAATCTGCGATCTGCTTGCGCAAGTGGCCCCGCCGCAGGGCCGCGCCCTGGAGCTTGCCAGCGGCACCGGCCAGCACGCGGTTGCCTATGCCGCCCGCCTGCCCGGCTTGATCTGGCAGCCAACAGAAGTGGACGCCATCCGCCGCACCAGCATCCGGGCCTATGCCGATGAGGCAGGCCTGCCCAATATCGCACCGCCAAACGAGCTGGACGCCACCGCCGCCGACTGGGGCACGGAGCATGCGGGCCAGGACCTGATTGTGCTGGTGAATCTCCTGCACCTGATCAGCGAGGGCGAGGCCCGCACGCTGATCCGCGAAGCCGCTGCTGCCCTCGCCCCTAGCGGGCGCTTCGTGATCTATGGCCCCTTCATGCGCGGCGGCAACCTCATCAGCGAAGGCGACCGCGCCTTCCACACCGCCATCACCGCCCATGATCCGGAGACCGGCTACAAGGATGACACTGAGGTCATCCGCTGGCTGCAGGCAGCCGGACTGGAGCTGGTTCAGGCGGTAGAGATGCCCGCCAGCAACCTGGCGCTGGTGGCGCAAAAACCCGCAAGCTGA
- a CDS encoding FAD-binding oxidoreductase gives MQDFIVIGGGMAGTSAAARLASLGSVTLLEMEDALGYHSSGRSAALFEENYGHGPTVELNRASAAHLRENGYLSPRGLMLVGAKDDGDLFARDVDELGMATLELDEARAMVPILNPETVGYTAISGAAEDIDTDRMLQDFAKALRAAGGRIVTRAPVTAISRISGGWQVTAGGTVYEARTLVNAAGAWADQIAALSGVAIIGLQPKRRSMARLPAPGGHDVSGWPMLIGAGETWYAKPDAGKLLVSPADADPVEPHDAYADDMVLAEGLARYEEMVTEPVTRVESNFAGLRSFVADGTLVLGPDPDQPDFIWCAGQGGYGIMTAPAASQLMADLVAGRAPVLDAATVAALSPARLR, from the coding sequence ATGCAGGATTTCATCGTCATCGGCGGCGGCATGGCCGGCACCAGCGCCGCCGCCCGGCTGGCCAGCCTCGGCAGCGTCACCCTGCTCGAGATGGAGGATGCGCTTGGCTATCACTCCTCCGGCCGTTCCGCCGCACTGTTCGAGGAAAACTACGGCCACGGCCCCACGGTGGAACTGAACCGCGCCAGCGCCGCACACCTGCGCGAAAACGGGTATCTGTCGCCGCGCGGGCTGATGCTGGTCGGGGCCAAGGACGACGGCGACCTCTTTGCCCGCGACGTGGATGAACTGGGCATGGCCACGCTGGAGCTGGACGAGGCCCGTGCCATGGTGCCGATCCTCAACCCTGAAACGGTCGGGTACACTGCCATCAGTGGCGCGGCTGAGGATATCGACACCGACCGGATGCTGCAGGACTTTGCCAAAGCCTTGCGCGCCGCGGGCGGCCGGATCGTGACCAGGGCGCCGGTGACCGCAATCAGCCGCATCAGCGGCGGCTGGCAGGTCACCGCGGGCGGCACCGTTTATGAGGCACGCACTCTGGTCAACGCGGCCGGCGCCTGGGCCGATCAGATCGCTGCTTTGTCCGGGGTCGCCATCATCGGCCTACAGCCCAAGCGCCGGTCGATGGCGCGGCTGCCTGCCCCAGGCGGCCACGATGTCAGCGGCTGGCCAATGCTGATTGGTGCGGGCGAGACCTGGTACGCCAAACCCGATGCCGGCAAGCTCCTGGTCTCCCCCGCCGATGCCGACCCGGTGGAGCCGCATGACGCCTATGCCGACGACATGGTGCTGGCCGAGGGACTGGCGCGCTATGAGGAAATGGTGACGGAGCCGGTGACACGGGTCGAAAGCAATTTTGCCGGGCTGCGCAGCTTTGTCGCTGACGGAACCCTGGTACTGGGGCCGGACCCGGACCAGCCGGATTTCATCTGGTGCGCCGGTCAGGGCGGCTACGGCATCATGACCGCCCCCGCCGCCTCGCAATTGATGGCCGATCTGGTGGCAGGCCGTGCGCCGGTGCTGGATGCCGCCACCGTCGCCGCGCTGTCGCCCGCGCGGCTGCGCTGA
- a CDS encoding aldo/keto reductase has protein sequence MTQTAPLTSPDGTPASRFAFGCMQFGGRATEAQSAEMYAACRAAGITHFDTAWVYTDGNSEQILGRLIKAERDQLMIATKAGYEGGAGAANLRAQLDQSRRRLDLDMVDVFYLHRFDPHTDLRETMDCFAALKDEGVIRYAALSNFAAWQVMKAQMAGLDSGVSVDILQPMYSLVKRQAEVEILPMCADQGITAVPYSPLGGGLLTGKYTAGGTGRITEDAGYSIRYSPAAMHQTAAALAELAAQRSTHPATLAVAWAAAHASAPVPIISARNAQQLQPSLAALDCAMDADLYSAIEALSPRPAPATDRLEEQEDHKD, from the coding sequence ATGACACAGACCGCGCCCCTCACCAGCCCTGATGGCACCCCAGCCAGCCGCTTTGCCTTCGGCTGCATGCAGTTCGGCGGCCGCGCCACTGAGGCGCAGTCGGCTGAGATGTACGCCGCCTGCCGCGCCGCCGGCATCACACATTTCGACACCGCCTGGGTCTATACCGATGGCAACTCGGAACAGATCCTCGGCCGCCTCATCAAGGCAGAGCGGGATCAGCTGATGATTGCCACCAAAGCAGGCTATGAGGGCGGCGCCGGGGCCGCCAACCTGCGCGCCCAGCTGGATCAAAGCCGCCGCCGGCTGGATCTGGACATGGTCGATGTCTTCTACCTGCACCGCTTCGACCCGCACACCGACCTGCGCGAAACCATGGACTGCTTTGCCGCCCTCAAGGACGAAGGCGTGATCCGCTATGCGGCGCTGTCGAACTTCGCCGCCTGGCAGGTGATGAAAGCGCAAATGGCGGGCCTCGACTCCGGTGTTTCCGTCGACATCCTGCAGCCGATGTATTCACTGGTGAAACGCCAGGCTGAGGTGGAGATCCTGCCGATGTGCGCGGATCAGGGCATAACCGCGGTGCCCTACTCGCCCCTCGGCGGCGGCCTGCTGACCGGCAAATACACCGCCGGCGGCACCGGCCGCATCACCGAGGACGCAGGCTACAGCATCCGCTACAGCCCCGCGGCCATGCACCAGACCGCCGCCGCCCTGGCTGAGCTTGCCGCCCAGCGCAGCACCCATCCCGCAACCCTCGCCGTGGCCTGGGCCGCGGCCCACGCATCCGCGCCGGTGCCGATCATCTCTGCCCGCAACGCCCAGCAGCTTCAGCCCTCGCTGGCAGCGCTGGACTGCGCGATGGATGCAGACCTCTACAGCGCGATCGAAGCGCTCAGCCCTCGGCCCGCCCCCGCCACCGACCGGCTGGAAGAACAAGAAGACCACAAGGACTAG
- a CDS encoding HlyD family secretion protein: protein MIETLLCALVTILPDFLFRRFVQGKRVGRELTLFSVWYELRWGLTACVMLTLMVLTTLFYFHPATNTVASYFRTVTILPQVGGRVAEVYVVNNQEVKAGDPILRLEGLSQKAALESARAAIAQVEASRKLADTDLAQADAGIAQAQAALAQARDDLERNQTLRDQGSSAVRPAEIERLENLVDQRAASVEAAQAQKAAVEQQIEVLIPAQMASAEAQLQLAQAELDKTLISAGVDGRVEQFALQVGDYVSPVLRPAGILVPLASGRNRFQAGFNQMAAQVIKPGMIGEIGCMTKPFTVIPMVVTEVQDVIATGQIRPTDELRDLGNMRKPGTITVFMEPLYEGTAEALPPGSNCLANVYTSNHERLEHDDSIGTAEWAFLHVVDTIGVVHAAGLRLRLLLMPVQTLVLSGH from the coding sequence ATGATTGAGACACTGCTGTGCGCGCTGGTCACCATCCTGCCCGACTTCCTGTTCCGCCGCTTCGTTCAGGGCAAGCGGGTCGGCCGGGAACTGACGCTGTTCTCCGTCTGGTATGAGCTTCGCTGGGGCCTGACGGCCTGTGTGATGCTGACCCTGATGGTGCTGACCACGCTGTTCTACTTCCATCCGGCGACCAATACGGTCGCATCCTATTTCCGCACAGTCACCATCCTGCCGCAGGTCGGCGGGCGGGTGGCCGAGGTCTATGTCGTCAACAATCAGGAGGTGAAGGCGGGTGATCCGATCCTGCGGCTGGAAGGGCTGTCGCAGAAGGCAGCGCTGGAATCCGCACGGGCGGCGATTGCCCAGGTGGAGGCCTCGCGCAAGCTGGCCGATACCGATCTGGCCCAGGCGGATGCAGGCATTGCCCAGGCGCAGGCGGCGCTGGCCCAGGCGCGGGATGATCTGGAACGGAACCAGACGCTGCGGGATCAGGGCTCCAGCGCGGTGCGTCCGGCTGAGATCGAGCGGCTGGAAAATCTGGTGGACCAGCGTGCGGCCTCGGTTGAGGCGGCGCAAGCGCAGAAGGCGGCAGTGGAACAGCAGATCGAGGTGCTGATCCCGGCCCAGATGGCCAGTGCCGAGGCGCAGCTGCAGCTGGCGCAGGCGGAGCTGGACAAGACGCTGATCAGTGCCGGTGTCGACGGCCGTGTGGAGCAGTTCGCCCTGCAGGTTGGCGACTATGTCAGCCCGGTCTTGCGCCCGGCGGGCATTCTGGTGCCGCTGGCCTCTGGCAGGAACCGTTTCCAGGCGGGGTTCAACCAGATGGCGGCGCAGGTGATCAAGCCCGGCATGATCGGTGAAATCGGCTGCATGACCAAACCCTTCACGGTGATCCCGATGGTGGTGACCGAGGTGCAGGATGTGATCGCCACCGGCCAGATCCGCCCCACGGATGAACTGCGCGACCTGGGCAACATGCGCAAGCCCGGCACCATCACCGTGTTCATGGAACCGCTTTACGAGGGCACTGCCGAGGCGCTGCCGCCGGGCAGCAACTGCCTGGCCAATGTCTATACCAGCAACCATGAGCGGCTGGAGCATGACGACAGCATCGGCACCGCCGAGTGGGCGTTCCTGCATGTGGTGGACACCATCGGGGTGGTCCATGCGGCGGGGCTGCGGCTGCGGCTTTTGCTGATGCCGGTGCAGACGCTTGTACTGTCCGGCCACTGA
- a CDS encoding VOC family protein: protein MKLNYFVVGTNNMDAAVKFYDALFENQGFTQVRPSDRMTYWLKDDFAFAAALPFDGAPATNGNGTMAGFSLGSADEAARLHQKAIELGGTCEGAPGQRGPRFSAYVRDLDGNKLCFAD from the coding sequence TTGAAACTCAATTACTTCGTTGTCGGCACCAACAACATGGATGCTGCCGTCAAATTCTATGACGCGCTTTTTGAAAACCAGGGATTTACCCAGGTCCGGCCCAGTGACCGGATGACCTACTGGCTGAAGGACGACTTCGCCTTTGCCGCCGCCCTCCCCTTTGACGGCGCACCGGCCACAAATGGCAACGGCACCATGGCGGGCTTCAGCCTCGGCTCCGCAGATGAGGCCGCCCGGCTGCACCAGAAGGCAATCGAACTGGGCGGCACCTGCGAAGGCGCACCGGGACAGCGCGGGCCGCGGTTCTCGGCCTATGTGCGGGACCTGGACGGCAACAAGCTGTGTTTCGCCGACTGA
- a CDS encoding BMP family ABC transporter substrate-binding protein produces the protein MKLTNLLTSAAVALGLAAGAAMADTTKVGFVYVGPVGDGGWTYEHDQGRKAVEAEFGDQVETVYVENVAEGPDAERVMTQMALEGADLIFTTSFGYMDPTINVAKKFPNVKFEHATGYKRAENVSTYSARFYEGRAVQGTIAGHMTESNIIGYIGSYPIPEVIRGINSAYIHAKKVNPDVQFKIVWAFTWFDPAKEADAAKVLIEQGADVILQHTDSTAPQAAAQAAGNVITFGQASDMAEYAPKPRVSSIIDDWAPYYIARTRAVMDGTWESADTWDGIGAGMVGIGEISDAVPADVKAAALAIKDAQADGSYHAFTGPINKQDGSAWLAEGEVADDGTLAGMNFYVEGIEGDIPQ, from the coding sequence ATGAAACTGACCAATCTTCTGACCAGCGCCGCCGTGGCGCTTGGCCTGGCCGCAGGCGCGGCGATGGCCGATACCACCAAGGTAGGCTTTGTCTATGTCGGCCCCGTCGGCGACGGCGGCTGGACCTACGAGCACGACCAGGGCCGCAAAGCGGTTGAGGCCGAGTTCGGCGACCAAGTCGAAACCGTCTATGTCGAAAACGTCGCCGAAGGCCCCGACGCCGAGCGGGTGATGACCCAGATGGCGCTGGAAGGCGCCGACCTGATCTTCACCACCTCCTTTGGCTACATGGACCCGACCATCAACGTCGCCAAGAAATTCCCGAACGTGAAGTTCGAACACGCCACCGGCTACAAGCGCGCCGAGAACGTCTCGACCTATTCCGCCCGTTTCTATGAGGGCCGCGCGGTGCAGGGCACCATCGCGGGCCACATGACCGAGAGCAACATCATCGGTTACATCGGCTCTTACCCGATCCCGGAAGTGATCCGCGGCATCAACTCTGCCTACATTCACGCCAAGAAGGTGAACCCCGACGTCCAGTTCAAGATCGTCTGGGCCTTCACCTGGTTCGACCCGGCAAAAGAGGCTGACGCCGCCAAGGTGCTGATTGAACAGGGCGCCGACGTGATCCTGCAGCACACAGACTCCACCGCGCCGCAGGCTGCCGCACAGGCCGCAGGCAATGTGATCACCTTCGGCCAGGCCTCCGACATGGCGGAGTATGCGCCGAAACCGCGTGTTTCCTCCATCATCGATGATTGGGCGCCCTACTACATCGCCCGCACCCGCGCCGTGATGGACGGCACCTGGGAGAGCGCAGACACCTGGGACGGCATCGGTGCCGGCATGGTTGGCATCGGCGAAATCTCGGATGCGGTTCCGGCGGACGTCAAGGCCGCCGCACTGGCAATCAAGGACGCACAGGCTGACGGCTCCTACCACGCCTTCACCGGCCCGATTAACAAACAGGACGGCTCCGCCTGGCTGGCAGAGGGTGAGGTCGCCGATGACGGCACCCTGGCCGGCATGAACTTCTATGTCGAAGGCATCGAAGGCGACATCCCGCAGTAA
- a CDS encoding ABC transporter permease, whose translation MDLSAINPVLLIASLMVAATPLLLAAIGELVVEKAGVLNLGVEGMMITGAIAGFATAVESGSPFLGFIAAAIAGAALSILFAILTQFAQANQVASGLSLTLFGLGLSALMGQSYVGIKPPQMGDIHIPVLSDLPVVGPILFGHDIILYFGIALTAAVWWVLKYSRLGLVLRAVGENHDAAHALGYKVLKIRLLAIMFGGACAGLGGAYISLIRVPQWTEGMTAGIGWIALALVVFASWKPWRALLGAYLFGGVTVVQLNLQAAGVAIPVEYLAMSPYLITIIVLVILSADKSSAPASLGRNFHASR comes from the coding sequence ATGGATCTTTCTGCAATCAACCCGGTCCTGCTCATCGCCTCGCTGATGGTGGCTGCAACCCCGCTCCTGCTGGCCGCGATCGGCGAACTGGTGGTCGAAAAGGCCGGCGTTCTGAACCTCGGCGTCGAGGGGATGATGATCACCGGCGCCATCGCAGGCTTTGCCACCGCGGTGGAAAGCGGCTCGCCGTTCCTCGGCTTCATTGCGGCCGCCATCGCAGGCGCGGCGCTGTCGATCCTCTTTGCCATCCTCACCCAGTTTGCCCAGGCAAACCAAGTCGCCTCCGGCCTGTCGCTGACACTCTTTGGGTTGGGGCTGTCGGCGCTGATGGGGCAGTCCTATGTCGGCATCAAGCCGCCGCAGATGGGCGATATCCATATCCCCGTGCTCAGCGACTTGCCGGTGGTGGGCCCGATCCTGTTCGGCCATGACATCATCCTCTACTTCGGTATCGCGCTCACCGCCGCGGTCTGGTGGGTGCTGAAATACTCCCGCCTCGGCCTGGTGCTGCGCGCGGTGGGGGAAAACCACGACGCCGCCCATGCGCTCGGCTACAAGGTGCTGAAGATCCGCTTGCTGGCGATCATGTTCGGCGGCGCCTGTGCGGGCCTTGGCGGGGCCTACATCAGCCTCATCCGCGTGCCGCAATGGACCGAAGGCATGACCGCCGGCATCGGCTGGATTGCATTGGCGCTGGTGGTGTTTGCCAGCTGGAAGCCCTGGCGCGCACTGCTGGGTGCCTATCTCTTTGGCGGCGTCACCGTTGTGCAGCTCAATCTGCAGGCAGCGGGCGTTGCCATTCCGGTCGAGTATCTGGCAATGTCGCCCTATCTGATTACAATCATTGTGCTTGTTATCCTTTCGGCGGACAAAAGCAGCGCACCTGCCTCGCTTGGCCGCAACTTCCATGCCTCCCGCTAG
- a CDS encoding ABC transporter permease yields MIRLEKRPQPSRAWSMATPLVAVLATMLFGGLLFAALGKPPVEAIRTIFWEPLFGEFSFYYRPQLLVKGAPLVLIAIGLSLGFRAGIWNIGAEGQYIMGAIFGAGAGLAFYPSESFLIFPFMVIAGAFGGWIWAMIPAVLKTRFGTNEILVSLMLVYVAEQLLASVSLGLLKNPEGFGFPGSRNLQSWDSAHNAELIAGSGMHWGVVAALIAVIFAYVLLNRHMTGYHIRLSGEAPRAAKFAGVNPTRLVLFCLGTSGALAGLAGLFEVSGPSGQISIDFNVGYGFTAIIVAFLGRLQPVGILLAGGLMALTYIGGDIAQSNLQLPAAAIQVFQGMLLFFLLAFDLLTNFRIAIGKPEVA; encoded by the coding sequence ATGATCCGGCTTGAGAAACGGCCGCAGCCGTCACGCGCCTGGTCGATGGCAACGCCGCTGGTGGCAGTGCTGGCGACGATGCTTTTTGGCGGGCTGCTGTTTGCCGCGCTTGGCAAACCGCCGGTCGAGGCGATCCGCACCATCTTCTGGGAGCCGCTGTTCGGCGAGTTCTCCTTCTACTACCGCCCGCAGCTGCTGGTGAAAGGCGCGCCGCTGGTGCTGATTGCCATCGGCCTGTCGCTAGGCTTTAGGGCAGGCATCTGGAACATCGGCGCCGAGGGCCAGTACATCATGGGCGCCATCTTCGGCGCCGGGGCGGGCCTTGCTTTCTACCCCTCCGAGTCGTTCCTCATCTTCCCGTTCATGGTAATCGCCGGCGCCTTCGGCGGCTGGATCTGGGCGATGATCCCGGCAGTGCTGAAAACCCGCTTTGGCACCAATGAAATCCTGGTCTCGCTGATGCTGGTCTATGTGGCCGAGCAGTTACTCGCATCTGTCTCGCTGGGCCTCTTGAAGAACCCGGAGGGCTTCGGCTTCCCCGGCTCCCGCAACCTGCAATCCTGGGACAGCGCCCATAACGCCGAGCTGATCGCAGGCTCCGGCATGCACTGGGGCGTGGTTGCGGCGCTGATTGCGGTGATCTTTGCCTATGTTCTGCTGAACCGCCACATGACCGGCTACCACATCCGCCTCAGTGGAGAAGCGCCGCGCGCGGCCAAGTTTGCCGGCGTGAATCCCACCCGCCTTGTGCTGTTCTGCCTTGGCACCTCCGGCGCGCTGGCGGGCCTTGCCGGGCTGTTTGAGGTCTCCGGGCCGTCGGGCCAGATCTCTATCGACTTCAACGTGGGCTATGGCTTCACCGCCATCATCGTCGCCTTCCTGGGCCGCCTGCAACCCGTCGGCATCCTGCTGGCAGGCGGGCTGATGGCGCTGACCTATATTGGCGGCGATATCGCGCAGTCGAACCTGCAGCTGCCGGCCGCGGCCATCCAGGTCTTCCAGGGGATGCTGCTGTTCTTCCTGCTGGCGTTTGACCTCTTGACCAATTTCCGCATCGCAATCGGCAAGCCGGAGGTGGCGTAA
- a CDS encoding ABC transporter ATP-binding protein yields MTVPLLSLQGLTKAYPGVVANDTVSFDIGEGEVHALLGENGAGKSTLVKMIYGLVKPDSGKMLLRGQPYEPAEPRQARADGIAMVFQHFSLFDALNVAENIALGMENPPEMRDLAARIREVSETYGLPLDPYRTVGDLSAGERQRVEIIRCLLQDPKLLIMDEPTSVLTPQEVEILFKTLQKLQSEGTSILYISHKLEEIRTLCDHASILRLGKNVGECIPSETSARDMAEMMVGSTLQTPERGSREFGAVAMDISGLSVPAPSAFGTALKNVHLTVRKGEILGIGGVAGNGQDELLGVLSGETLTEPDAVKLHGQPIGKLGPTARRKLGVLAAPEERLGHAAAPDMSLTENAMLTGSVRERLEKNGFLDWGKTKDFAERIIKAFDVRTPGPGNAARSLSGGNLQKFVIGREVLQDPDVLVVNQPTWGVDAAAAAAIRQSLLDLAAKGAAVICISQDLDELMEISDSFAALNEGRLSAPREAAGLTVDEIGLMMGGAHGMEVAHV; encoded by the coding sequence GTGACTGTACCACTGTTGAGCCTTCAGGGCCTGACCAAGGCCTACCCCGGAGTGGTGGCAAATGACACTGTCTCCTTTGACATCGGCGAAGGCGAAGTCCACGCCCTGCTGGGCGAAAACGGCGCCGGCAAGTCGACTCTGGTCAAGATGATCTACGGGCTGGTCAAACCCGACAGCGGCAAGATGCTGCTGCGCGGCCAGCCCTATGAGCCCGCAGAGCCGCGCCAGGCGCGCGCCGACGGCATCGCCATGGTGTTCCAGCACTTCTCGCTGTTCGACGCGCTCAACGTGGCCGAAAACATCGCCCTGGGCATGGAAAACCCGCCCGAGATGCGCGACCTCGCTGCCCGCATCCGCGAGGTGTCGGAAACCTACGGCCTGCCGCTCGATCCCTACCGCACTGTCGGCGACCTGTCGGCAGGGGAGCGACAGCGGGTTGAGATCATCCGCTGCCTGCTGCAGGACCCCAAGCTCCTGATCATGGATGAGCCGACCTCGGTGCTGACGCCGCAGGAAGTGGAGATCCTGTTCAAGACCCTGCAGAAGCTGCAGTCAGAGGGCACCTCGATCCTCTATATTTCCCACAAGCTGGAAGAAATCCGCACCCTCTGCGACCACGCCTCCATCCTGCGGCTGGGCAAGAATGTGGGCGAATGCATTCCCTCTGAAACCTCTGCCCGCGACATGGCGGAAATGATGGTCGGCAGCACCCTGCAGACCCCCGAACGCGGCAGCCGCGAGTTCGGCGCCGTGGCAATGGACATCTCCGGCCTGTCGGTGCCTGCCCCCTCCGCCTTTGGCACTGCGCTCAAGAACGTGCATCTGACCGTGCGCAAGGGTGAGATCCTCGGCATCGGCGGTGTTGCCGGCAACGGCCAGGATGAACTGCTGGGCGTGCTGTCCGGCGAAACCCTGACCGAACCCGACGCGGTGAAGCTGCACGGTCAGCCGATCGGCAAGCTGGGCCCCACCGCCCGGCGCAAGCTTGGTGTGCTGGCCGCGCCGGAGGAACGCCTCGGCCACGCCGCCGCCCCGGACATGAGCCTGACCGAAAACGCCATGCTCACCGGATCTGTGCGCGAGAGGCTGGAAAAGAACGGCTTCCTCGACTGGGGCAAGACCAAGGACTTTGCCGAGCGCATCATCAAGGCATTTGACGTGCGCACGCCCGGTCCCGGTAATGCAGCGCGTTCATTGTCCGGCGGCAACCTGCAGAAATTCGTGATCGGGCGCGAGGTGCTGCAGGACCCGGATGTGCTGGTGGTGAACCAGCCGACCTGGGGCGTCGATGCCGCCGCCGCCGCCGCCATCCGCCAGTCGCTGCTGGACCTCGCCGCCAAGGGCGCGGCGGTGATCTGCATCAGCCAGGATCTGGATGAGCTGATGGAAATCTCCGACAGCTTTGCCGCCCTGAACGAAGGCCGCCTCAGCGCCCCGCGCGAAGCGGCAGGACTGACGGTGGACGAGATCGGCCTGATGATGGGCGGCGCCCACGGCATGGAGGTGGCGCATGTATGA